The following DNA comes from Quercus robur chromosome 1, dhQueRobu3.1, whole genome shotgun sequence.
CCTAACAATGTTGTATGCTTCGACATATAATAGGTAGAAACCATCAGATGGGACTAGATTTATATTTTGGACATATTGCTATTTGAATTATATTCGACAAGGCTTCTGCAAGTAGGACCACAGTTTAGTCCATGCTTGTGAATAGTAACAATCAGTGCTTGAATGCTACATGTGACAGAGCAATCTGAGTTAGACTTGTCCCATTCAAGTCATTGATGGGAGGCGGAGACAAATTCTTTTTACCCATATCATCTGTCTTGCATTGTGGTTCGTAAGTTGTAACTTACTTCACAACTAGAATCCTAGATATCCATAGGACTTGAAAAGATACTAACTTGAACACACTATGTATGTCCAAAAAGAAACTTGTACAAGGGAAAGAGATGGcaaaattttgtgatttttacaAATGCGGTATTAATGGCCCTGAAGTAATAAGGATGGCAAAATTCCTTCGTCACACATTGCCCTAACTTGCCCCACTCCCATCTTGTGCGGGTTTTCCTCACTCAGAAAAATGGGATATGACAAGAATGGGAATACCTATGGTCTAACCTTGTCTCACCTCGTTGTCATCCCTCACTTAAACccaagaaatataaaataaaacctactcatatatatatatatatatattggttggGAGAATATGATACTGAAAATTAAAGAGGAATAattctgtgagagagagagaccaggACACTGAAAAGGACAAAAGTTTGTTATCAGTACACAGTGAATTCCTCAATTTCTGTTTGgagttttctattttgtttgtaggatattgcaaaagaaaattaaaaatgaaaaataaaatggtggAGAATCTCTAAGGATGGACACATCTCAATTGGATCTAGTGTCCTCTAAAAATTATTGAGCATCTCAAAAAAACTTGAAGAATTTTGAAAGATTGGAtattaattaaaagaataagataCCAATCACAAAAGTCTCCAGGAATATGAGGAAAAAGGGAAGCAACTAGTTTGAAATTACAAGCATCCATGTATTCGATCCCTTTGAAACATAACTTACAAGCATCCATGTCTTTCTTTGTTAATGGCAGGTAGTGTTATCAAGGATTTGATCCACCAGAACCACCTAACGTGCACCCAAACCACCAGTTTCCATTATTTATAACTTTAAGAAATAATCCCACTTTTAGGTCCTAATAATTTCAGGTAACAGTGTTCACTTcaagtcaatatttttttaagtggaAGATTTGGAAAATCCGATTTTGTTTCTTAATTGATGTGCAGAGGAGGAAACAATAATTATTATGTTTCCCACATATGTCATTACGGTATTGGTTTActttttaagaatatatatggttaaaattttcagtttttgatgGTTAAAATTTCTTTACTGCTCACATTCATAATCCAAAATTATTAGATGGGAGATGTTTTCATCGAGTTTTAAAGCTTTTTGTGGGTTCCATTAgcttaatagttttttttttttttttgttgaataaaagatttgggatttaatttttacctacactaaaaattaattggtgtcttaatttgatgataaaaactTATCACCAAGATAAAAAGCTATTATCAGAAGCAGACATCTTATGTTAAaccttcttttaaaaaaaaagttttagagctgctttttttttctttttatcctcCAAAGTTATAATGTCCAATACTAATAAGTAGTTAAATTTTAAACTTCAACTTtgaaaaaaaggtaaaagagtacCACTAAGCTAAAAAATCAAGTGTGGCAATTATTCAATATATTACacccacaaaaaaagaaaaaaaatttcaatctattACTTTAGCTAATATATGCTTGTTTTCTCAAATCCCAGTTAATGAGAATTGATTTCCATAATTACATCTTTTTGCTGAGAAAAGAGGACAAATTATAATGTTCTAAATTATTCCATTAGTCAACCCAATTTCTGATTTTCATGGATATGTCAGAATATTCCTTGAGCCAATACGAGAGCCTTAGATCCACAATGATAATCTGTAACAATTAATATGCAGCAACATTGACATTTTCTTCATCAGCCACTgactattcattttttatagtattttttttgcatgattGTTTCACACAAATCCATCTTTTTGCTTAGCAAGTTACATTATAAATcataataaattgtaatttaagcATTAAGATACCCTCCGccccccaaaaataaataatgggtCATGTTGCCTAAAGACAATTGTTAATAGGGTGTTGGTAACGGGTGTTGTGGGTggtaaaaaaacaaacattgtACTGAATTACAATGGCTAAATAGCTGATTTgcacaattaatttataagaaCTACGAGATAGAAATTCTATAATGAGAGATCTAAACAACTGATTAGAAAGAAATGAGGAACATTAAGGCTATAGATCGATAAATAAACTGCTTTTCCGAGGAACAATAAGCTTACCAAAATGGTTAAActactattatatataaaagttttgataccactttcattgaaaatataaaaaattgttaaaaaaattaattattttatcatttttctataaaatatttctaaaaatagtttctaaactAATGTCCTTATGACATCCGTTaacattttctataaataaataaaagaaaaaactagcTAGAAAAATATTCCCTTTTCCTCCTTATTCATCTGCAATGATATTATGAAAGATTGTACTTGTAATTTAGTACACTAAACTTGTTCCTTAATCCCATAAGTAAACCCCATTTAATTAACACATGACACTTTCCTGAATTTCATCAACTTAATTGATTAAAAGCAAATCATTGAGTGTTTAGCTAACCTCAAAGTCAAATTCATATTAGTTTAATTACAAGTGCATTACACATGACAGcttttaaaaaacttaaattatagatttcctcaaaataattaatgcacCAAACCAAGATTAGctacattattatatattcttgaattaattttttaaaaaatgagaaaaaaattatagtaatgaaaaaaaaaaaaaaaaaaagaatatataagaaAGTGACAACATTCCAAGAAGAAACCCAAGGTGCACGCTTGCATCTCCCTTAGATTATGGGAGTCCCCATGTGATTAAGatacaatgaaattttttttgtcattttgtttgGCTCTATgttatccttttctttttctttattgcgTCTTACACGTGTGTCCTCCATTTCTTTAACTTtgcagaaaaaaagaaaaaagaaaatagcctCTAGAACTAGCACTAGCAGTCTCTTTACTTTAATAAACTCAATTACAATTCAACCTGGCTGGCACTAGCACTAGTCTAGCTCTGATTAAATTGTGTTTATCATAGTACAGGCACCAAGGACAATTGTATTGCTCAATTTGGCAATGCTATTCtacatttttcaaataagaTAAGCCTACTTGTGTCTCATTCAATCATTCAATGTAATGCACACGAAGCACGGATACGAATATGATTACGACATAGCAAtgtaacaattatgaaaattagTCCTTATTAGCTCTTATTTAGGAGCATAGACATGGGTGCGATACTCCAAATGAAATGTCTAAGCCTCCTAGTATATACCAcattttagttcattttttaaactctATCTTTTGGACTTTACTTCTTTTAATTGTAGCTTGTTAAACGAGGTTCTAAATATGGATGCCAAATTTCGTTTAAATTGGATATTAATTACTATttgattaataattttttttaatatattatattagacctaaaaaatttgaacatttcaatatttgattgatgatataactattgattttttttttaatctttttgaaatttggtaagtatgaagaatataataaaaacatataatccaacgattagattttcaaaatttacatctaataaaaagatataagaagaGTTTGAAAGACTTTTCTCCAAAATAATTTGTAGagatatttttcttatttcattttctgtaattgatatttgaaaattttcaatcctGTAAAATAAGATCACATATTCTAAGAAAtcaaatgtatatataattgattataggttgataacaattttttttcccctattcaTACTTTAAATTATATCAGCAAATTATTTCATTTACACTCTTACCAGTAGCAAaaaggataggaagaaaatagACATCAGATGATTTTTTTAGGTGGCTGGGGGGTGTACCAAAATAAGCAACAAGTTGGAGTGTTTCAAAATTCTGAGTTCAAATTTCtacctttaaaaaagaaaaagaaaaaaagaaaactttatttTCATCAAATGACTAGGAAACCGTCATGCACAGTGTCTCACGtattttaaaaggaaaagataaggtTGTCGTGCAATCATTACAATTTTGTTGCTCGTCCAGAATAAGtcagaaactttttttttttttttttttttttatcggaAGAAGAAGTCAGGAACTTTGTTCTCACTAATAGAAAATGTTgtaataaagagaaattaaaatggACTCCATATTTTTATGCCTATTATAGTATTATtgcatcaatttattttttcttttttaaatagacAACAAAAGTTGGTTGGAACTTAGGATTacaaaaattcacatataacagtaacaataataaatatatttaaaatcgGTTTAGCTTGGACTGATGTTTTTATGTATTGAACTCATTGAGATTATGACACGTAGTCAAAAGTGAATACATGTCATAATCATAACATATTCAATCCATAGGATCATTGGATTCAATCTTTacacaattgaaaattaaataaataaaattttcatagtTTATTTCACCATAATTCTtgtcaagttgctattaaaatttctataaagaagaagaacttACCAAGCTGGTTGGAATAGGAATATAGGATTacataaattcatatataatagtaacaataataaatatacttgaaaatgaaatatgcaaatttttgcatatttttcacCATTTTTGGCTTGtatcatgacttttgagtgaagtttgtggtgtgcctttgtgttagaactcattttcctctctcttatatgtgtgtttgtttcaaatgaaaaaagaaaaaaaaaggttattattAAAGCTTTCTAGAAGAAGAAGTTAACTTGTCAAATGGGTTGGAATTTAGGATTATAGAAATTCacaaataatagtaataataaaattttcataattttctacACCATCTTTTACTtaaggaaaagatgaagaagttgCTTTCCTTTTCTCAAGGAAGAAGAAGTTGTTATTGGAATAAGTGTAGCCCACCATTAAcgcaatttttattaattacatATCACAAGAATTTTATCGCTCAACTAACACCTTTTaaatttactaataaaaatatttatagttCAATGTTTGTTTCCCCAACTATCTAATTattccagaaaaaaaaaacacaaatcacaAGTTACAACATatcatctattttttttctttttccttttttttttatttattaaaaacaacATATCACCTTAAtagatttgaatatatatattacacacACTATCTATAAGAGGATTCCCCTCTTTGGACGTTTAACCGGGAAAAAACTTGAGAATAATccggtaaaaatatattttcaagcctacttaaaatgcctacaaaataagaCACTTTTCTATTAATTCATATCTttaaaacaaacttatccaaaaaaaattttaaaaagaaaaagaaaaataatgacactagaaaaaaaaaaaaaaaaaagcctcatcacatATGCAAAAGCATATTTAATGAggctagtgtgtgtatataaatataacattttttatatctaaacttgttataaaaataacaattaacaTGATATAACATAtcacatttattttaatttttgtgttttaatggaattttcaaaattattgaatttgTTAAGATATCACGTGTTGCTCGTCTAGTTAAAAACTAGAAGGATTTAAATAAGAGAGAATCCTCTATTAACTTGATTCACTCAACTTTAAACGTATGGATGATTGAATTCTTATAACACCCATaacccaactcaaaatttaaatcttaaCTCACAAATCAtgagatgaaaattttcaaaactcaataaaGTTGATCCTTTTCTCCATTTGGTAGACCAACTTGGCCTAAAAGATTTAGTTTGAAAAAACTACCAAATTCTAAAAAACTGTATAGACTTATTTATAGTTATTTTCAggtttcaatttcttttctttgatggTCAAAGAATAACAAAACTCCTTgacaaattaaggaaaaaaaaaaaaagaaccactCTCCCTCCAttacaagaaaaacaaatattaaccaaaaaaaaaaaaaaactaagccTTTTCCTAGCATAAACATATTATACAAACAAACCAACCATCAAAACTGAAAGTAGAGAATACTACACGTCAATCACTCACACAAACAACgcgaaaaaatacaaataaaaacaaaaacccacacCACAGGGCAAAAGAGaacaactttacttcaaaagcagcctatataaaagccaaatCCCAACTCTCAaaaccatctctctctctctctctctccaaagaGAAACAACAAAATGGATTTACAGACAAAACCATATTCGCCGGAGCTAAACCTAGACAACCTTAAAGCCCTCAAAGTTCTAGGCCAAGGCGCCATGGGCACAGTGTTCCTGGTACACGACCGGGCAGCCGACCCTTCTGCCCGCTGCCCGTTCGCCCTCAAAGTCGTCGAGAAGTCCTCCTTCCAAACAAAGCTCGACGCCGAGAGACGCGCGCGTTGGGAAATCCAAGTCCTGACTCGACTGTCCGATCCGGCTCCGACCCACTCATTCCtcccgaccctaatgggccaCCTAGACTCCGCTGAGTTCTTAGCTTGGGCCGTACCGTACTGTCCGGGTGGCGATCTCAACGTGCTCCGGTACCGCCAAAACGACCGCGTTTTCTCCCCAGCTGTGATTCGGTTCTACTTGGCCGAAATCCTCTGCGCTCTCGACCACCTACACTCCATGGGGATCGTGTACCGTGACCTGAAACCCGAAAACGTTCTCATTCAAAACTCGGGTCACGTGACTCTCACGGACTTCGATCTTTCTCGCACTCTAATCAAAACCGCCAAAACTGTCATAACCGTCGTCGAGGAACCGAAACACCGCAGAAACCTCTCACGTTGGATCGACAACAGCAAAAGatgcagcaacaacaacaatggtATTTGTAGTGGCGGTCATAACAGCAAACAAAAGGGGTTGAAGAAGGCCAAGTCAGCACGAGTCAGCCCAGTGAGTCGACGCAAGCTGAGTTTCTCGAACGGCGAACGATCCAACTCGTTTGTCGGGACAGAGGAATACGTGGCACCCGAGGTCGTACGAGGTGACGGGCACGAGTTCGCCGTGGACTGGTGGGCCCTGGGTGTACTAACCTACGAGATGCTCTACGGTACGACACCGTTTAAGGGCAAGAACCGTAAAGAAACGTTTCGGAACGTTTTGGTCAAAGAGCCTCCGTTTATTGGGAAACCAACGGCTCTAACGGATTTGATCGGACGGTTGCTGATCAAGGACCCCACTAGGAGATTGGGGTATTTTAAGGGTGCCAGTGAGATCAAGGACCACGTGTTCTTTCGTGGGGTCAGGTGGGACCTACTAACGGAGGTCTCACGTCCTCCGTTTATTCCGTCCAGAGACGAACCTGATTTAACTGAAAAAGTAACAGCCGGATTTGATATAAGGGAGTACTTTCAAAAATTAAGATCACCGCCGTCATTGCCGCCTTCTCCGTTACCGTCACCGTCATCGGAACATCACAGAAACCTTTCGTTAGCCGAGTTCTGATGCACACGTGTAGGGAGCTCGCACGTGTAAgagctatttctttttttcttttttatttttttttctctgtattAATTTGTCTGTATATAAAATAACAGTAGAACGTGAAAAACGGCATTAGTGAAGATTAGTTGTCGCTAAGCTATGATTAGTGTTAGAGAGTTGTACTATACAgttgtttatacttttttttttttttttttttttttttttgggggagatGCTTTTTGGCGCGTACTTTCACGCCCTACTGATTGCAAGAAACGTAGGAAATATATAGTAACATTTTTCCTTGAAGGTACAGTGTTAtgctatcttttcttttttgtctaatttttattctttaattatttggTACAAAATTATTACTTCTTCTTGACTTTACGTGAAAGAAATTGAATTCTTACACTTCTTGCAATTCATGATACATAGTTGCttgaataaaaagaagatgataatgaatttttgttaaatttttttttgtttttgtttttgtttttgggtatgTTGTAAGTAGATCTACAAAGGTAAAGATCTCGGTTTCTCCAAATGAAAGTAAAGGATATGGTAGGgtcaagaattttaaaaatcaacatCATTTTACTCACTATATATCACTTAAAGATAATTATTGTTAACACTGTTTGATCCGTGAAGAGTGGCAATACTACTACCTCATTTAgctattactaaaatatttacaAAGCTAAAAGTTTGTGTGGTCCAATGACACGTGCTCCAACTTATGGGCTTCAATTGTTTGAacttgtctaattttttttatatatatagacagattttttttgataattcggtAGTTGTGAGGGGGGATTTGAAATCTAGAtgttttttattgaataaatcaCGAGATACCaatcaattgagttacaaaactgtAAACTATATATGTGTAGATTCGAACGAGATACCaatcaattgagttacaaaactgtAAACTATATATGTGTAGATTCGAACTTATGGTAGTTACTAgtttattttaacattaatgAATTTCTTTTGATACAGTGAGATTcagtttcaaatattttatttgtcaataaaaaaaatattacagaTCTTTTGAGTTAACTAAACCTATGTTTGCCTactcatttaaataaaaaaaacattggtaacttttaaatatattttgatgttCAGAATTTTGTTAATTTCATGATAAGACAAAATATATAGATGCAAGTATGTACGAAGTACGAAcacttgttataaaattttgaaattgtcagaattttttaaaactattctTGGATGCTTGTGGGATCTATTtttaagaagtaaaaaaaaaaaaaaaaaaaaatggagaaggaAGGTACTTGGAGGATTAGTTTTGATAGTCTCACTAATTAACAACAGATTTCGATACAAAAATGATGAACATTCTTATTATTACGGGACAAAGTGTTCTTAAATTACGGGGTATGATGGAAGATTATTGgcctaaattatttttttcccaactTTTGTAAACGATTAATATTACTTTCACCTTTGTTTGTCTAATAGGTTCTATTGGCAATTATCACAGCTTTCCcgccacaaaaaataaaaattatattagaacAACTTTTAATGTTAAGAGAAAAAGATCAGGTAGGTTAAGGTGTATATGTTAACCTGTCTTAACCATGATATTCAGTGCCAAAGAACATGATCTATAATAAATAGTTCTACAATACCAACTATGATCTTCTTTGGACCACCGTGCTCCCAAGCCCATATGAAccttttttcccaaaaatatgATAATGGTAAATGATTTTCATTCATCAAAGCTTTCTggccagaaaaggaaaagcatgTAATATTATTACAAGAGACAGGGTTTCGTTCTTTTGGcagagaaaccaaaaaaaaacaatgaaatttgTATGAGGGTACATTTTAGGATTGGTTTGTTTCAGTTTAAAATGTTAACTATTCTCACCTCCAACTTTTCATCCAAAACagtatttttacatatatatatatatatatatttaaaagaaaaataaaccaatGAAAATAAACTTAGGATTGATAGCATGGTGAGACGATACCAGATAATAGATGCCACATTCCCATCCTTTTTGTCTTCAAGTTATAAGTTGATGCAAGAGAAAGTTATTTTATACCTCTGGTGTATTTGACTCATGTGAAACTAATATATGGACTATCAGTCCTATAGTCACGGGTTTTAGGCCACATTAGAAACCGTGGCCTAAAAAAACGTGGTTATAGGCTATAGTCACGTTTTTTTGCCATATAGtcgcgttttaaaaacgcggccagaggacctttttttttagtgttacaACTGTAGGACCTACATATCAATCTCATATAAGTTGTATACACcgaaaatatacaaaatttttcttaatgaaaatatttgcCATACTAATTATGTAACTCCTGCACTAATaggaaataatatatatatccattCGAGGTGGGGCAGTGTGGACAAAATTTGCCAACCCTCTAGTCCCCTcttcgagaaaaaaaaaaaatctatattgaTTAGAAGACAATCGATggagcattttattttattttatattatatatattttttaaaaatttaattaaaatttgggtGAGGAGGGGGGAGAAAGTTGAAATATGAATGAGCACGTGGGTTGAGATGATTTAGACATAATATACGGGCCACTCGTTTGCAAAAACTATAAAGTTTACTAACTTTGGAGACTGTACATCTTATCTTTTACAGTAAAGTGGATGAAAAAGATACAATATATAGTAATAGCTTTTAAATATAGTTTGGTGAGTTTAGCAGTAATTATTTCCCTCCTCTCATTCTCATCATATTGCCTGGAAATGAGCGTTCTTTTTGTACTGTTTTACTTTATATAAATGTCCTCAACAGTGACTGCATGCCTAcgtcataaaatttataaatgatgTCATTATTAATATTCTGCATGGCttgcattttatttattctattcttcaaaatatatagtaacaGTTTAATCAAGGGAGCAAAGGCTACAAGAATTTAGGACTTTCAATATATAGATCACTTACTCAATAAACTTCAGgtctatttttacaaaacattttattaaaaagctTCCGTCCaaacttaattaattatataacacTTTTTTAGAACTCGGGTATAAAAAATGTAttatataactaaataagttttgataaaaacttttcaataatttttctttccgtaaaaataaaatatttggcaaaaaagaagaagaagaagaggccctAAATTACATATTAGAACACCTTTTGAAATTCTTTGAAGAATTAAAGAAATCCTGCAGTGTAAAATCTATATACGAGATAAGAAATACTTCTTATCTATAGTAAATTAATCACtggttctttctttttgatGGGCAAATCAATGTCACTTGTTAAATGCAACGTGCAAAGGAAATAGCATAGATGACATCAATGTTAAATTGCTAATGTAATTTTGCATCCACTTGTAATAACAAGTGATCTATTGTTTGGCATCAAGTGTTTACACAACAAAAACAGGAAATGGTTCCCTATATGGTAGGTAATAAGATGAGCCAATTATTCCATTTGTCGGCTAATTTAAGGCTAGCTACATGTTCATTGTTTTTCTCGCGACTGTGACAACTTGTAGCCCCAAGATTACTGTAGTATAAGCCAATTGCAAGCCTAATTTGTCTTTTACCTCTGTACCTTGGCTTATTGTACGTAGTTTATAAGTACTATGGCCCTTCACATGGAAACAACTTGCTGCCCTATTGATAGGGATGAGCGTGAGGCTTAGGTGTGGCCCTCATAACTACATAGTTACATCCCTTtcttaattaataaaacaacaaGGTACCATGACCTTGTGTTCTCATTTTCCAAGCTTTTGTGTTTGCTTTTGCTTGCCTTTAACCCTAAATTTCTCACCTTTCTATCTCAATAGTTGGGTGTTTGGCGCGCTTATATTTACTTCATGAAAAAATTTAGCTTCAAAGCAATTTAAAACTATCTTCCCTTCACTTACTATGTgataattgaaaaaatcattGATCAATGTATAATTTTAGTCACATTAGTTGGTTAAAACAAATAactctaaactagtttggaacTAAACTTTATTCTCTACTTAAAGGTGAAACAAAAAGTGATTTTAAGCGTATAAGTTTACCAAATCAACAATCAGTGTGAACAAAAAAAGCAACATGTCTGTGTCGGTGTTCCTTGCATAATTAACTTGGTAACCCATTTAGATAACTTTGTTCAAGGAAATACCCTAAGAAAAGGGCAAAGTTTAATGATGGTAAAGTTTGGACGTCTTGAAAGCTGTGGCCACGTGCAAATGCCGTGTGCATGACTTGCATGGACcttgaaatcatgttttaagagtaaacctttcttttctttttctctttttttatgtttaaaccCATGATTTTAAAGGTCGATGAACTATCTCAATCTATGCTACGGATAACCAGGATTCAAAACAATGAAATGTACTTATA
Coding sequences within:
- the LOC126717880 gene encoding serine/threonine-protein kinase UCN-like yields the protein MDLQTKPYSPELNLDNLKALKVLGQGAMGTVFLVHDRAADPSARCPFALKVVEKSSFQTKLDAERRARWEIQVLTRLSDPAPTHSFLPTLMGHLDSAEFLAWAVPYCPGGDLNVLRYRQNDRVFSPAVIRFYLAEILCALDHLHSMGIVYRDLKPENVLIQNSGHVTLTDFDLSRTLIKTAKTVITVVEEPKHRRNLSRWIDNSKRCSNNNNGICSGGHNSKQKGLKKAKSARVSPVSRRKLSFSNGERSNSFVGTEEYVAPEVVRGDGHEFAVDWWALGVLTYEMLYGTTPFKGKNRKETFRNVLVKEPPFIGKPTALTDLIGRLLIKDPTRRLGYFKGASEIKDHVFFRGVRWDLLTEVSRPPFIPSRDEPDLTEKVTAGFDIREYFQKLRSPPSLPPSPLPSPSSEHHRNLSLAEF